One genomic region from Arthrobacter sp. YN encodes:
- a CDS encoding TetR/AcrR family transcriptional regulator, with translation MVQPAQSTDRRTRLDPAAIIDAVLRISSQEPSERLTVRRLGQELEVDATAVYRHFRNRDAIVRAALDKLFMMSVDRTLASARDQDWRTRLETYLDELLRVFMQHPSLGSESFATDTYGPGELEAIEFVLRCLTDAGLDEDRVVHYYAALESYTLALGAGIAVEIQRLPDSEGHDPWLNPRVFTRITGHPLLEKHHAALQTLDSLKAFQAGLAAILDSAERESAQGPQA, from the coding sequence ATGGTGCAGCCAGCACAGTCAACGGACCGTCGCACCCGTCTTGACCCCGCCGCCATCATCGACGCCGTTCTCCGGATTTCCAGCCAGGAACCCAGCGAGCGGCTGACCGTCCGACGACTGGGGCAGGAACTTGAAGTAGACGCCACCGCCGTCTACCGTCACTTCCGGAACCGGGACGCAATCGTCAGGGCAGCACTGGACAAACTGTTCATGATGTCCGTGGATCGAACGCTGGCCTCGGCACGGGACCAGGATTGGCGTACCCGGCTCGAGACGTACCTCGATGAACTCCTCCGGGTCTTCATGCAGCACCCATCCCTGGGCAGTGAGTCATTTGCCACGGACACTTACGGCCCCGGCGAACTGGAGGCCATCGAGTTCGTCCTGCGATGCCTCACCGACGCCGGGCTCGACGAGGACCGCGTGGTGCACTACTACGCAGCATTGGAAAGCTACACCCTTGCGCTCGGCGCCGGCATTGCGGTGGAAATCCAGCGGCTCCCGGACTCCGAGGGCCACGATCCCTGGCTCAACCCCAGGGTCTTCACTCGAATTACCGGGCACCCGCTCCTTGAAAAGCACCACGCGGCACTGCAAACCCTCGACTCACTGAAGGCATTCCAAGCCGGCCTCGCAGCCATCCTGGACAGCGCCGAACGCGAAAGCGCACAGGGGCCGCAGGCCTGA
- a CDS encoding amidohydrolase: MHAEILLENGWVYTGKDAGPIRATVAIGEGRVIDVGSAEDLEATATPDTRRVNLEGQLLLPGFQDAHIHPIFAGIELLQCDLTEVASADEAVATVARYAADNPDEPWILGAGWSMDLFTGGTPGRELLDAVVPDRPVYLVNRDHHGAWANTAAFKAAGITKDTPDPDGGRLEREEDGTPAGTVHEGAMDLFNAVKPAVPYELAYQGLLASQKLLLAQGITAWQDAWVPIPEGEHADHLEVYQDAAKAGDLKARVTACQWWDRTAGLSQLEAIVERRNRVAEAFDPLQLNANTVKVMVDGVAENYTAAMHHVYLDHHGHHTENRGIEFFEPEQLKEFVTAIDAEGMQVHFHALGDRAVTDALDALEAARNSNGANDHRHHLAHLQVVRGEDIPRFPELNAAANVQALWACHEEQMDTLTLPFLEPGAEDRHYPFGELASAGARLVAGSDWPVSTADPIAAIHVAVNRIAPEENLPPLGPASQKLSLKQIVDAYTHGTAWINHLDAATGTLEPGKLADLAVLDVNLFDLPEEELHRAVVTQTWIGGECVYDRSAAQSPVAETARGQQPAVMQ; this comes from the coding sequence GTGCACGCAGAGATTTTGTTGGAGAACGGATGGGTGTACACCGGCAAAGACGCCGGACCCATCCGGGCCACCGTGGCAATAGGCGAGGGCAGGGTGATCGATGTTGGCAGTGCCGAAGACCTGGAGGCAACAGCGACGCCGGACACGCGCCGCGTCAACCTGGAAGGGCAGTTGCTGCTTCCCGGGTTCCAGGACGCCCATATCCACCCCATCTTCGCTGGGATAGAGCTGCTCCAGTGCGACCTGACGGAGGTGGCCAGCGCAGACGAGGCTGTGGCAACAGTTGCCCGCTACGCCGCGGACAACCCGGACGAGCCGTGGATCCTGGGCGCAGGATGGTCCATGGATCTGTTCACCGGAGGCACCCCCGGGCGGGAGTTGCTGGATGCCGTGGTCCCGGACCGGCCCGTGTACCTCGTCAACAGGGACCACCACGGCGCTTGGGCCAATACCGCGGCGTTCAAAGCCGCCGGGATCACCAAGGACACACCTGATCCGGACGGCGGCCGGCTGGAACGCGAAGAGGACGGCACGCCGGCAGGCACCGTGCACGAAGGTGCCATGGACCTCTTCAACGCGGTAAAGCCGGCAGTGCCCTATGAGTTGGCGTACCAAGGGCTGCTCGCATCCCAGAAATTGCTGCTCGCCCAGGGCATCACTGCCTGGCAGGACGCCTGGGTACCCATCCCGGAGGGCGAACACGCCGATCATCTGGAGGTCTACCAGGACGCGGCGAAGGCAGGGGACCTCAAAGCCAGGGTCACGGCATGCCAGTGGTGGGACAGGACCGCCGGCCTGTCCCAGCTGGAAGCAATCGTGGAACGCCGGAACAGGGTGGCCGAAGCATTCGACCCCCTGCAGCTCAACGCCAACACGGTCAAAGTCATGGTGGATGGCGTGGCCGAGAACTACACAGCCGCCATGCACCACGTCTACCTGGACCACCACGGCCATCACACGGAGAACCGCGGCATTGAGTTCTTCGAGCCAGAGCAGTTGAAGGAGTTCGTCACCGCAATCGATGCCGAGGGTATGCAGGTTCACTTCCATGCCCTTGGCGACCGCGCTGTCACGGATGCCCTGGACGCGCTGGAGGCAGCCCGGAACAGCAACGGCGCCAACGATCACCGGCACCACCTCGCCCACTTGCAGGTGGTCCGCGGCGAGGACATTCCCCGTTTCCCGGAGCTCAATGCGGCCGCCAATGTCCAGGCACTATGGGCCTGCCACGAGGAACAGATGGACACCCTGACGCTCCCGTTCCTTGAACCGGGCGCCGAGGACAGGCACTATCCCTTCGGCGAGCTGGCTTCTGCGGGCGCCCGATTGGTGGCGGGCAGCGATTGGCCGGTCTCCACTGCCGACCCCATTGCGGCCATCCATGTGGCAGTGAACCGCATAGCTCCGGAAGAAAACCTCCCCCCGCTCGGCCCGGCATCGCAAAAGCTCAGCCTCAAACAGATCGTGGACGCCTACACCCACGGCACTGCATGGATCAACCACCTGGACGCCGCAACGGGAACCCTGGAACCCGGCAAGCTGGCGGACCTCGCCGTCCTGGACGTCAATCTTTTCGATCTTCCCGAAGAGGAACTGCACCGGGCAGTGGTGACGCAGACGTGGATTGGGGGCGAGTGCGTCTATGACCGGTCGGCAGCCCAAAGCCCGGTCGCGGAAACAGCCCGCGGCCAGCAGCCGGCGGTGATGCAGTGA
- a CDS encoding ABC transporter substrate-binding protein codes for MRPPTAGGARRCKQRTTPSRITAVTVAGVVLGLVLGGCGTRPTSVTDAAGGAKYTLSDSTDEPTQEIDNFNWAMYAEPFSLDYAYAFDYPDNTVLSNVCESLFRWNADLSTAPGLATGVENPDPLTWIYTIRQGVKFHDGTEMTADDVVASLSRHIDPEVGSFWASSYQNVESIEKTGDYEVTVTTTRPDYVFNNSLVGAPGVVESAATLEEAGKDYGNSKAGVNCTGPFQFDQWEAGESITLKRFDDYWDPDLKAKSKQVTFTMLPDATSRINAFQTGEIDGGFAIPSNAIDILKANKDAGSLYFGNDTSVQSMVFTNLAGTFQDVRVRKALMMAINRDALIKAAEQGYAKNTDALTTRSVWKDVPAATADEAFDGLLSTPYDLEEAKKLVKEAGAEGSKFVFATASLNAAFDITARAIASAAKEIGLEPEIQTMSNDKYTTLFSDPEARKNVDLLVTSWYLSSTEPLEMYSVLRTGDFSNYGGWSNAEFDDLVNSAYSVQDPEARGKLTGQAAKLASEEVVWGPLYETVTSMWLGKRITGADPSINYMYYPWAAQIGGR; via the coding sequence GTGAGGCCGCCAACAGCGGGTGGCGCCCGGCGCTGCAAACAGCGGACGACGCCGTCGCGCATCACCGCGGTGACGGTGGCCGGCGTCGTGCTCGGCTTGGTCCTGGGCGGCTGCGGCACTCGACCCACCAGCGTGACCGACGCCGCGGGCGGTGCCAAGTACACCCTGTCCGACTCCACCGATGAGCCCACCCAGGAGATCGACAACTTCAACTGGGCCATGTACGCGGAGCCATTTTCCCTGGACTACGCCTACGCCTTCGATTACCCGGACAACACCGTTCTGTCCAACGTGTGCGAGTCGCTGTTCCGCTGGAACGCGGACCTGTCCACCGCGCCCGGCCTGGCCACGGGAGTGGAGAATCCTGATCCCCTCACGTGGATCTACACCATCCGCCAAGGCGTGAAGTTCCACGATGGCACGGAGATGACGGCGGACGACGTCGTTGCGTCCCTGAGCCGCCACATCGATCCGGAAGTGGGTTCGTTCTGGGCGTCGTCCTACCAAAACGTGGAGTCCATCGAGAAGACCGGCGACTACGAAGTCACGGTTACCACCACGCGTCCGGACTATGTGTTCAACAATTCGTTGGTTGGCGCCCCGGGTGTGGTGGAGTCCGCAGCAACCCTGGAGGAAGCAGGCAAGGACTACGGCAACTCCAAAGCGGGAGTTAACTGCACGGGGCCGTTCCAGTTTGACCAGTGGGAAGCGGGGGAGAGCATCACCCTTAAACGCTTCGACGACTACTGGGATCCGGACCTGAAAGCCAAATCGAAGCAGGTTACATTCACCATGCTCCCGGACGCCACATCCCGCATCAACGCCTTCCAGACCGGCGAAATCGACGGCGGCTTCGCGATCCCGTCCAACGCGATCGACATCCTCAAGGCCAACAAGGACGCCGGGTCCCTGTACTTCGGCAATGACACCTCCGTGCAGAGCATGGTCTTCACCAACCTGGCCGGGACCTTCCAGGACGTCCGGGTCCGCAAAGCACTCATGATGGCCATCAACCGGGACGCACTGATCAAGGCCGCGGAGCAGGGCTACGCCAAGAACACGGATGCACTGACCACCAGGAGCGTGTGGAAAGACGTCCCGGCTGCCACAGCTGATGAGGCCTTTGATGGGCTCCTCTCCACGCCCTATGACCTGGAAGAGGCAAAGAAGCTGGTGAAGGAAGCCGGGGCCGAAGGCAGCAAGTTCGTCTTTGCCACCGCCTCCCTGAATGCCGCGTTCGACATCACGGCACGGGCCATCGCGTCCGCGGCCAAGGAGATCGGCTTGGAACCGGAAATCCAGACCATGTCCAATGACAAATACACCACCCTGTTCTCCGACCCGGAGGCCCGCAAGAACGTGGACCTGCTGGTGACATCCTGGTACCTCTCCAGCACGGAACCCCTGGAAATGTACAGCGTGCTGCGGACGGGCGACTTCAGCAACTACGGCGGCTGGAGCAACGCGGAATTCGATGACCTGGTGAACTCCGCGTACAGCGTGCAGGACCCGGAGGCCCGCGGCAAACTCACCGGCCAGGCCGCCAAGCTGGCCAGCGAAGAAGTGGTCTGGGGGCCGCTCTACGAAACCGTCACCTCCATGTGGCTCGGCAAACGCATCACCGGTGCGGACCCGTCCATCAACTACATGTACTACCCGTGGGCAGCCCAGATAGGAGGTCGCTGA
- a CDS encoding ABC transporter permease, protein MTATEQVQAANAPGTPSHKRDKRRAVRPAVYIVKKLLALVLTLFVASMAVFFSRFLVPGDPARFLLRGRSPKPEALEEITRQFGLDKPAWEQYLNWLGGILHGDWGRSLTYRQDVSDVLLGRLPTTLQLVALAAVFITVLGLFAGIVASLNKGFSDRFILITLTAAGAVPPFVAAIALVALFSVGLGWFPSFGSGDGGWDRIWHLTLPALALGITYIAMVARVTRSSMNEQLLREHVEVATSRGLTRGSVVARHVLRNALGPILTVSGVLVAGLLVSSAIIERTFGLSGIGQLLVQSIDRLDFGVVQAIVMVVVAAFVLVNTVVDLVQPLIDPRIAAGTESR, encoded by the coding sequence ATGACCGCTACAGAACAAGTCCAGGCCGCCAACGCGCCGGGCACGCCCAGCCACAAGCGGGACAAACGCAGGGCGGTCCGCCCGGCGGTCTACATCGTGAAGAAGCTGCTGGCCCTGGTGCTGACGTTGTTCGTTGCCTCCATGGCCGTGTTCTTCTCCCGTTTCCTGGTCCCCGGAGACCCGGCCCGCTTCCTGCTCAGGGGACGCAGTCCCAAACCCGAGGCACTGGAAGAGATCACCCGGCAGTTCGGCTTGGATAAGCCGGCCTGGGAACAGTACCTGAACTGGCTCGGCGGCATCCTGCACGGGGACTGGGGCCGCTCACTGACCTACCGCCAGGACGTCTCCGACGTCTTGCTCGGACGCCTGCCCACCACCCTGCAACTTGTCGCCTTGGCCGCGGTGTTCATCACCGTCCTTGGCTTGTTCGCCGGGATCGTCGCCAGCCTGAACAAGGGCTTCAGTGACCGCTTCATCCTCATTACCCTCACTGCGGCCGGGGCTGTCCCGCCGTTCGTTGCGGCCATTGCCCTGGTAGCGCTCTTCTCCGTGGGGCTGGGCTGGTTCCCCTCCTTTGGAAGCGGCGACGGCGGATGGGACCGGATCTGGCACCTCACCCTCCCGGCGCTCGCCTTGGGCATCACCTACATCGCCATGGTGGCCAGGGTGACGCGGTCCTCCATGAACGAGCAACTGCTCCGCGAACACGTGGAGGTGGCCACCAGCCGTGGACTCACCCGTGGGTCCGTGGTGGCACGCCACGTGCTGCGCAACGCCTTGGGGCCCATCCTGACCGTGAGCGGCGTGCTAGTGGCCGGACTCCTGGTCTCCAGCGCCATCATCGAGCGGACCTTCGGCCTCTCCGGCATCGGGCAACTCCTGGTGCAGTCCATCGACAGGCTCGACTTCGGTGTTGTCCAAGCGATCGTCATGGTGGTGGTTGCAGCCTTCGTCCTGGTCAACACCGTGGTGGATCTCGTCCAACCCCTCATTGATCCGCGGATCGCGGCCGGAACGGAGTCCCGATGA
- a CDS encoding ABC transporter permease — MTLAIQLPQTGLRRYGSLLSPMAWGALAVAAAVVLLSLFAPVLAPYDPDYVDLNNVLAGPSGQHLLGTDALGRDLLSRIMHGGRTSLLGPTIVVIGSTVLGLLLGLVAGWSEGWLGKVLGRLFDLLFAFPALLMAMLAIALFGKGLFAPILAMTIAYVPYVARLAQSLVVAERSRPYVQAYRVLGFRTPWVVLGRVLPNLIPTVGAQSTLNFGYVLADLAALSFIGLGVQPPTSDWGAMIEESRGALLGGYLLPAFWPALVVVLVVVAVNVIGEEISDRIGGKLS, encoded by the coding sequence ATGACGTTAGCCATCCAGCTGCCACAGACGGGGCTTCGCCGTTACGGCAGCCTCCTGTCACCCATGGCGTGGGGCGCGCTTGCCGTTGCCGCCGCCGTCGTACTTCTTTCCCTGTTCGCCCCGGTCCTGGCGCCGTACGACCCGGACTACGTAGACCTCAACAACGTTTTGGCCGGTCCCAGCGGGCAGCATCTGCTGGGTACGGATGCCTTGGGCCGCGACCTCCTCAGCCGGATCATGCACGGTGGGCGGACCTCGCTCCTGGGACCCACCATCGTGGTGATCGGATCCACTGTCCTCGGATTGCTGCTTGGCCTGGTGGCTGGCTGGTCAGAGGGCTGGCTGGGCAAGGTTTTGGGCCGCCTTTTCGATCTCCTCTTTGCGTTTCCCGCGCTGCTCATGGCCATGCTTGCCATTGCCCTGTTCGGTAAGGGGCTCTTCGCGCCCATCCTGGCCATGACCATCGCGTACGTTCCGTACGTGGCCCGGCTCGCGCAGTCATTGGTGGTGGCCGAACGCAGCAGGCCGTACGTCCAGGCGTACAGGGTGCTCGGTTTCCGGACGCCCTGGGTGGTGCTGGGACGGGTTCTCCCCAACCTCATTCCCACTGTTGGCGCCCAATCGACCCTGAATTTCGGCTACGTGCTGGCAGACCTCGCGGCGCTCTCCTTCATCGGGCTCGGGGTCCAACCGCCCACCAGCGACTGGGGCGCAATGATCGAGGAATCCCGCGGAGCCCTGCTGGGCGGCTACCTCCTGCCTGCCTTCTGGCCCGCTCTGGTGGTGGTCCTGGTGGTGGTGGCCGTCAATGTCATCGGCGAGGAAATCTCAGACCGCATCGGAGGAAAACTTTCATGA
- a CDS encoding dipeptide ABC transporter ATP-binding protein produces the protein MSQLLQIENFTLGFPGRPPLLDSVSLHVNDGEAVALVGESGSGKSLTTRAALGLFPSGAQSSGLVSVQGLDTLTASKQRLMELRRGHASMIFQDPRAGINPVRTVGDFLTETLVRFDGLTRAEATERAVKQLEQVGLRRAKELMDQHPHQLSGGMLQRVMIAAALLNSPDLLLCDEPTTALDVTTQAGIVRLLRDEQQSRGMGMLFITHDLNLAASLCERVYVLRRGEVVEHGPTRTVFVTPQQDYTRQLVEATPVIEVGSGSALAAAPGLEPAGSALLEITGLSKTYHLPRGEVITALDNVHFSLPEGGSLGIVGESGSGKSTLARLVLALETASAGELTLRGVTRPHRPLKASERKVLAKEVQIVFQDPYLSLDPRIAVGNAVADVFRLHQKQGRKEAKESARDLLERVGIGTERFDAKPRALSGGQRQRVALAKALAARPRLLVLDEATSALDVSVQAQVLELVEELRHQLGLTILFVTHDLAVVSRLCSELIVMHQGRIVEQGLTARILEDPGDEYTRNLIASRPRPLWDAEPVIA, from the coding sequence ATGAGCCAGCTCTTGCAGATCGAAAACTTTACGCTCGGGTTTCCGGGCAGGCCGCCGCTGCTGGACAGCGTTTCCCTGCACGTGAACGACGGCGAAGCGGTCGCCTTGGTGGGGGAGTCCGGCTCAGGCAAGTCCCTGACCACCCGTGCCGCGCTGGGGTTGTTTCCCAGTGGCGCACAGTCCTCCGGCCTCGTGTCAGTTCAGGGCTTGGATACCCTCACAGCCAGCAAACAACGCCTCATGGAGCTGCGCCGCGGACATGCGTCGATGATCTTCCAGGACCCCAGGGCCGGCATCAACCCGGTCCGGACCGTGGGGGACTTCCTCACTGAAACACTCGTGCGGTTTGACGGTCTGACCCGCGCCGAGGCCACCGAACGCGCCGTGAAGCAACTGGAGCAAGTGGGGCTTCGGCGGGCCAAGGAGCTCATGGACCAGCACCCCCATCAACTCTCCGGCGGCATGCTCCAGCGCGTCATGATTGCCGCGGCCCTCTTGAACTCGCCGGATCTGTTGCTGTGTGACGAGCCCACCACCGCCCTGGATGTCACCACCCAGGCCGGGATTGTGCGGCTCCTGCGCGATGAACAACAGTCCCGCGGGATGGGCATGCTGTTCATCACCCACGACCTCAACCTCGCCGCCAGCCTGTGTGAGCGCGTCTATGTTCTCCGGCGCGGGGAAGTGGTGGAACACGGACCAACCCGGACCGTGTTCGTGACACCGCAGCAGGATTACACCCGGCAGTTGGTAGAGGCAACTCCCGTCATAGAGGTGGGGTCTGGCTCTGCCCTGGCTGCGGCTCCCGGGCTTGAGCCGGCAGGGTCTGCCTTGCTGGAGATTACCGGGCTATCCAAGACGTACCACCTGCCCCGCGGAGAAGTCATCACCGCCTTGGACAACGTTCACTTCAGCTTGCCGGAGGGCGGTTCCTTGGGCATCGTGGGCGAGTCCGGTTCCGGGAAGTCCACGCTCGCCAGGTTGGTGCTGGCGCTGGAAACCGCCTCAGCAGGCGAACTCACCCTTCGCGGAGTCACCAGGCCACACCGGCCCCTGAAGGCATCCGAAAGGAAAGTGCTGGCCAAGGAAGTACAGATTGTTTTCCAGGATCCGTACCTGTCCTTGGATCCCCGGATCGCTGTTGGCAATGCTGTTGCCGATGTTTTCCGGCTGCACCAAAAGCAAGGACGCAAAGAAGCCAAGGAGAGTGCACGCGACCTCCTGGAAAGGGTGGGGATCGGGACCGAACGGTTCGACGCCAAGCCCCGGGCCCTCTCGGGCGGACAGCGTCAACGTGTCGCCTTGGCGAAGGCCCTTGCTGCGCGCCCCCGCCTCTTGGTGCTGGACGAGGCCACCAGTGCTTTGGACGTCTCCGTCCAGGCCCAGGTGCTGGAACTCGTGGAGGAACTGCGGCACCAACTCGGGCTGACCATCCTGTTCGTCACCCATGACCTGGCCGTGGTGTCACGCCTCTGTTCTGAGCTCATCGTGATGCATCAGGGACGGATCGTGGAGCAGGGGCTCACGGCACGAATTCTCGAAGACCCTGGCGATGAGTACACGCGCAACCTCATCGCCTCCCGTCCCCGGCCCTTGTGGGACGCCGAGCCGGTCATTGCCTGA
- a CDS encoding NAD(P)/FAD-dependent oxidoreductase encodes MKTTVFERNVPQTAVVSHALEGAAHRPFWIDDLKDSATHYPQLDGDAAADLVIVGGGYTGLWTALRAKERDPGRTVILVEAEQVAWAASGRNGGFCEASLTHGHENGKNRWPDDLETLDRLGMDNLDRMQEAVEKYGMDCDWERTGELNVAVEPHQVAWLQEDDSPGSVFLDQEAIRAEVNSPTYLAGRWHKDSVAMVHPYKLGLELARVARELGVVIHEGTRVRELNDHERGVTVVTERGNVEAGYVVLGTNVFPSLLKRNQLMTVPVYDYALMTEPLTAEQLESIGWSKRQGIGDVANQFHYYRITKDHRILFGGYDALYFWGRRVDQRHEYQPETWERIASHFFTTFPQLEGLKFTHKWAGPIDSSTQFCAFFGTARKGRVAYAAGFTGLGVGATAFAADVLLDLLAGLDTERTRVEMVRKRPLPFPPEPLASLGINLTRWSMDRADHNQGKRNLILKALDAVGLGFDS; translated from the coding sequence GTGAAGACCACCGTTTTCGAACGGAATGTCCCGCAGACCGCCGTCGTATCCCATGCGCTGGAAGGTGCCGCCCACCGGCCTTTCTGGATCGACGACCTGAAGGACTCAGCAACTCATTACCCGCAACTCGACGGCGATGCTGCCGCCGACCTCGTGATTGTCGGTGGCGGATACACTGGCCTTTGGACAGCACTTCGCGCCAAGGAACGCGACCCTGGCCGGACAGTGATCCTGGTGGAAGCAGAACAGGTGGCCTGGGCAGCGTCCGGCCGTAACGGCGGCTTCTGCGAGGCCAGTCTCACCCACGGCCATGAGAACGGCAAGAACCGCTGGCCCGACGACCTTGAGACTTTGGACCGGCTGGGCATGGACAACCTGGACCGCATGCAGGAAGCCGTGGAGAAATACGGCATGGATTGCGATTGGGAGCGGACCGGTGAACTCAATGTTGCCGTCGAACCGCACCAAGTGGCGTGGCTCCAGGAAGACGACAGCCCCGGCAGTGTCTTCCTGGACCAGGAGGCCATCCGGGCGGAGGTCAATTCCCCCACCTACTTGGCGGGGCGTTGGCACAAGGACTCCGTGGCTATGGTCCATCCGTACAAACTCGGTCTTGAACTGGCGCGGGTGGCAAGGGAGTTGGGCGTGGTGATCCATGAAGGTACCCGTGTGCGCGAACTCAACGACCATGAGCGCGGCGTCACCGTCGTCACGGAACGGGGCAATGTAGAAGCCGGGTACGTGGTCCTTGGCACCAACGTGTTCCCGTCCCTGCTCAAGCGGAACCAGCTCATGACTGTCCCGGTGTACGACTATGCGCTCATGACCGAACCCCTTACGGCAGAACAGCTGGAGTCGATCGGGTGGAGCAAACGCCAGGGAATCGGCGATGTTGCCAACCAGTTCCACTACTACCGCATCACCAAGGACCACAGGATTCTCTTTGGCGGGTACGATGCTCTCTACTTCTGGGGCCGTCGCGTGGACCAGCGGCACGAATACCAGCCGGAGACCTGGGAAAGGATCGCCTCCCACTTCTTCACCACGTTCCCGCAGTTGGAGGGTCTGAAGTTCACGCACAAGTGGGCCGGTCCCATCGATTCGAGCACGCAGTTCTGCGCGTTCTTCGGCACTGCCCGGAAGGGGCGGGTGGCGTACGCGGCTGGTTTCACCGGGCTTGGAGTCGGGGCCACGGCCTTCGCTGCGGACGTCCTCCTGGACCTGCTGGCCGGCCTGGACACCGAGCGCACGCGGGTGGAGATGGTCCGGAAACGGCCGCTCCCCTTCCCTCCTGAGCCGCTGGCCTCCCTGGGCATCAACCTGACCCGCTGGTCCATGGACAGGGCCGACCACAACCAAGGGAAACGGAACCTCATCCTCAAAGCGCTCGACGCCGTGGGGCTGGGTTTCGACTCCTGA